A region of the Marmota flaviventris isolate mMarFla1 chromosome 3, mMarFla1.hap1, whole genome shotgun sequence genome:
tgTGTGCGGggcgctgagtttgatcctcaacaccacataaaaataaaataaagatattgtatccacccaaaactaaaaaaataaataaatattaaaaaaagagtaatgtCTGTTAAACAACTTATTcctgtcctaaaaaaaaaaaaaaagtagggtaTTAGAAAGCAAGGCAGCCTCTTGTGTTTTGTCTCATCTGCACCTGCCTGTTGCCACTTCTGCTTTTCTATTATGTTATGGTGAAACATGAAGGTCTTGCCAGATGTGGTCACCCAAATGTGAACTTCCCAGCCATGAAGAGCTGTGAatcaaaataagcttttcttcataaattacccaatctCAGGTACTCTGTTAAAACTGGGGAAAACAGACAGTCCCTTGTCTCAATATTCTGTCCCTAAGCAAAGGTGCAGCAACAAGAATTTAGTGGGAGGTTCACAAAGACCTGTGGAAGATAAACTCAACTGAGTCTTGATGTCATTACTGCAACTCTTTTCATTACATGCACCAGAAGGAGACTGAGCAGCagtttgtgtgtgtttctttcttttttcttttccagaggagttttttttttttgtgtgtgtgtatgtgtatgtgtgtgtgtgtatgataacGAATCTGTTTGGAGATTTCTAATAGCAATCAaagttcatacttttttttttttttttgagagagagaattttaatatttatttattttttttagttttcagcggacacaacatctttgtttgtatgtggtgctgaggatcaaacccgggctgcacgcatgccaggcgagcgcactaccgcttgagccacatccccagccagaaaGTTCAtacttttaattaactttttttttatgatactggggattgaactcaggggtgctgtaccactgaactacatctccagacctttttttttttttttttttttttaattttttattgtcagacagagtctcactaagttgctgaggctggcgtctAACTtgtgaacttcctgcctcagtcttccaagttgctGTGATGACAGGTGTACATACATCACAACCAGCTTATACTTTTCATattgttttaggaaaaaattcaTTATGAGAAGAGTATAGGCCCTGTGTAAGAACTATACTCTACAGTGAATTATAACTTTACAGTGGATGGATAACTACCCCTAAAACGTTTTCTGTTTATGTTACAACTGGGCAAATAGCATTGTTCATTTACCTCTTAGCCACCAGGTGGCGATCTTTCACTTCAGAACGCTCAAACCAGACGTGGGGGCAGGACTTCACCATGGCTCTCTGAATCACACCCATGAGTCCCCCGTGCACTTGACCCACCTAATCTCAGACAAAAGAATAATTAGGAAGCCACCCTCTCACAATACCCCCAACTCTGGGGAGAAGCCATAGGTCCCAAAAATGAGTACTCCAACCTTCATCCATAGATATCTGATTGCTAACTGCAGGTTTCTCACTATCAAAAAACCACTCTGAATCCTAAATGTCTCCTTTTAACCAGAGATATACAATTAAAGAAATAACTTAAAACCCTAAATAGTAAAGTTGAGTGATCCCTTGTGTCCCTCCCAGGTGtgtgccagatgcagtggcacacacctataatcccagttacttcaGAGGCAGGATGATTTCAAGGACAAGGACAGCCTGCGCAACTttaataccctgtctcaaaaataaaaaaggagctggggacatACCTCAGGGGTAGAGCTGCTTATTTAagtatgtgtgaggtcctgggtttgatccccagtattgaaatgcatgaatgaataaaatgccCCTCTGGCCATTCTCAAATGCCCTCGAATCCAGTCCTTTCAAGTCCCCATCCTCATCCTGTACCCTTTCTTCCGTGGTTTGCCCAAAAAAAAGCCAAAGTACCAACTTTAGCCACAATCTTATCACTTCAGAATACCTCCTATTTCCAAGTCCCTAGTCCCCAAGGAGTTCCCCAAGGTGACAATCTAGATCAAGGGTCCACGGGTAACAATATGCTTACATATTTATACCCTTAAGAAGGTGCTTTGTGAAAGGTTCAGAGGTCAACCAATTCTGACCCTTTAAGGAGTCCTGCCTcaaaaaaataggaggaaaaaactTACCATGGCATAGTAGCCGTCACTGGCCAAAATGATCACATCAATAGGAGATGTATGATTGGCCACACAGATGCCTCCATTTCTTGGTCTGTTTTTTCTAGTGTAAAAAATatgcaaagcaataaaaatgagtGTGAAACGATTAACTTAGAGCATATCTCTCACCTCATAAATTTCACCAGCTCTAACTTAAAGCTCAGAAGTCTCTTTGCAATTGGTTGAGTGCAGGTGAGTCCAAGTCACAGTTTGGGCCAGCACCATCTCCCTTTGCATCCAAACAAAGTTGCCTCACCTGTCATGATAGGTAATGATGGCTGTTAGGGCTCGCACACAGATCCGATAACACATCAAGTGAACGTGTTTACTCAAGAACTCCTTAAACCTGCAACAATAGGAAAAAGTTTGAGGTTTTATCTTACCTGTAAGAAGATGGGACAATTTTGACTCCAACCATTTAAATCtgaaaaatgcttttataaatattactGAGTATTGTAAACCCTGTAAGGTATTATCCTCTTTATGTCACACAAGATGAAACAAAGAAATGGCAACAAGACTTGCTTTCATTCCCCTACATTATTGGTTCAGTATTCATAGCCTATAACTCCCAACACAGGTGGGCCAGGGTATCTCCTCGAGTCCTTTCCCCTAGTCATTCCCAGAGGCAGGCCAAGCCCAGAGTTCAACCTCCTCACCAGTCCCAGCTGCTAGCCCTACAACTTCCCTGAAAGaacaaagcttaaaaaaaagacaaaatctactcgcattcctaattattttttaaaactttacccTCTTCCTTATCCCATCAATTTATCAACTTAGCAGAATGCTCAAAATTGAGTGATATGCTATAAAAACTGTTAACACTTGGGCCTTGGACCCTATGTTTTTGTGGTTGCTGCCTTTTTGTCTTAAAATGCGAAGAGTATGAGGGCTGAAggacaaaaaaacccaaaaccaaacaaaatagtCACAGGTCAAGATCAATCACTAAATGAAAGCCTTTACTGTTACCACAGGGTTACTTTATGGATTGGGTTAGTATCTGAAAGAGTAGCTTGGCCTGCAGTATCAGCCACCATTCCCAGAACTGACCGCCCCACAACTGAGCACTTGTGCTCTACTTACCTCCCATTCGGTAAGTATCCCACCACAGTTGTGCCCACCACCAGGAGGCTAATCCCCGTGAACGCAAGAGCTATCCTGTAACAGGAAGACAAATTGAAACACAGCAAACCAAGTGAATGTGTGAAAATGAAAGTAGGAATCCCCAAAACCACCTGCAAGATCTGAGCACCTAAGACCAGGCAAGAGTTCCACCCAGAAATGCAAGCAGACTATCAGAACCAGGGATCACTATAATTCCAAATGGGAAGCCAACTATGAATCTGTTTCTCAGCTGACTAGCACCTCAGGCATCAGGCAGTTAAGAGTGACAGGAAACCCTAAAGCAAGCTGTTCTGCCCTTGGGCAACTACTGTCCTGCTGTctttcccctgccctctggctttACACCCTGGCTGAAGCAAAGCCTCTCTGAAGCAATAGGAGGCAGAGCCTAAAGGTACTGGCATGTCTCAAGGCATCCTCGGAACACACagcacagaaaaacagaaatcgCCAGGGCCTCTGTGTTGGAGAGGCGAGCTTCAGGAAGAAAGGCCATGCCCAGGGAGCAGTGGCCAGAAAGCACATGATGTTCCCTGTCCCTGTGTTCAGTCCATCTAGACAAGCAATCTATCTTCATAAAACCCTACTATTTCCGTCTGATATGCAGAGAATCCAAGGGCCTTTAAAGGATAACCATACCAAGGTACTTTTTTTCAAGAGTCAGATGGACTGAAAAATGAAAGAACCACACTATTCTTTCtaaaatgggaaaacaaaacagagagatAGGCAGATCATGCTTCGGGCTTAGGGAAAGCAGGTCAAGTCTTTTATCTTCACCAGACCTTGCCCTCACCTGAGTGGTAGAAGAAAGCAATACCGAATCAGCACTCCTAACCCCCACAAGACAGTAAGCCGAAGACTGATGTACTGGAAATTATAATTGGTTCTGCTCAGCAGGTTCCAGGATTCCAATTCCTCCGCCGAGAATCTCTTTGTCACCTCATCATCCATAATGGTCTCCATTCCTTTCCGGCAAAAGTAGAAAATGTCAGAGAGCTCAAACTCTGGAGTATTATCCAGAGCCTTACTACTACCACTTCGGCGAATCTCTTTGATCTCTTCTTCTAGTGAAGTAGGATCTTTAGCAATGATTCCTACAAAAGAGAACACCCTGGTCAAGCAGCAAGCTAGGAAGGAGCATGTTAGAAATAGGGTACAAATACTGCATTTTAAATAGTGAAGGGTACCTGTGTGCTATGGTTTAACAACATTTTAAGTGTGTCCCCCTAAAGATTCAAAACATTATTGAGAGCTATGCATTTTTAAGAGGTAAGGTCTCAtggaaggtgattaggtcatggggTCATGTCTGATCAGAGGACAAACACTGGTATCTTGGGGAGTCAGATCTGCAGAAGTGGATTAGTTCCTGCAAGATAAGGAACTAATTTCCAAAAAGCAAGATCAGACCCTCCCCATTCTCTTGGGTACTCTCTCATCACGTAACCATCTCCTTACTTCTTCCTTCCCTCACACATgctctcttgccatgtgatgccatCTACCACATCGTGAAGCAGCCAGGCTCTCAGCAATGCCATGCTATGctatctggatttttcttttttcttttggtactgggaattgaactcaggggcacttgaccactgagccacatccccagccctattttgtattttatttagagacagggtctcaaatgagttgcttagtgcctcgccttgccattgctgaggcggGTTTTGTactgagattctcctgtctcagcgcCCCTAAGCCTctaagattacaggcgtgcgctacTGCACCCTGTATTTCTCTATGCACCTGAATGaagagccaaataaaccttttttctttataaactacccACTCTCAGGTTAtaggaacagaaaacagactaagtgTACGATTGAAAGCACTTAGGAACATATTTCAAAGAGCTCTTTTAGGCTAAGAATCAAGACACAATCTTACCGTTGGTATAGGGCTTATAAAGTTGGTGGTTCTTCTCCTTGGCTCCTCTCTCCATTCTCAAGGTAGCCCACTGTTGGGAGAAAAGGGAGGTGATGGCAAAATATGAGAGCATGAATGAGATCCTTTTTCAATCAGTGAGCACCTCCTTTTCCATTCTGTGAAAGGGATTGGACTATAGCCAAGCAGCACACGTTCTGAAAGGGGACCCACACCCCTCTCAGAACAGGACCTTCCTTGATAACCAGGACCCCACTAAGCAGGTTCCAGGATTTCAAGTTACTGAGAGGAAAGAGCTGGAAACCCCAAAAACCTGGGCAAGTCACTCAGGCTTTGTTTCTCACTGCCTGAACCTCTTTTCCCTGTATACTTAAGGAACTTGCCAACTGACAGTACCCAACTAGCAAAATCAAGTATCTTTTCAAATTAATCCAGAAAgcaacaattttaattttcaaggaTATAAAGGACTTAAATAATGTGTATGTCTGGACTGTAACAAGAGTAACCTTTTTGCAGAAGAAACCCACAACAACACAGAAAGCCCTGGGACTGCTTCACTGAATTAAATGTGGTGggtatttggaaattttaaaaatccagttcaGGTtaagggtatggctcagtggtatagtatttgcctagcatatatgaggccctgggttcaatccccagcactgcaaattaAATCATTCAGTTTCAACGCCCAAGTTTAGCCCTCACTAGCTGTCTTACTCAAGATCTCCCCATCCCCTCAGAATCTTGGTTTGTTTACCTGCAATAGAAGATCAACACTATAGTGACACCTCTTACTTTGGGGGGTCTTTTAGGATCAAACAACATCATGCATGTGACAGAACATGGAAACACAAAGCACTCTGTCGTCTTATTACTCAAATCTCTGAACTCTAGAAGAGACTGAGAAAGTTGGCTGTCCTGGAGCTCTCTACcttcattaaaacatttttaactgaAGTAAAATAGAATCAGAGGCTGAGGTGGAGTCCTTCCACTATCACATAATGAAAGGTAAAAACAAGAGCTAGCTCACTCATTTCCTATTGGAATATGTTATCACTGAACAGAAAGTTATTTCCACATtgaatcaagaaaatattaaaaagatgtcTTCAAAATTCTGTGTCCACAGTTATGCAAGGCGGGAGAGAACCCTATGGTGCCATGCAAATGCAAAACACACCTGGCCCAAAGTATCTGATGTAGATTCTGCTGGTAGAGCCTCAAGTACCAGCTAGATTGCTCTGCATAATCTAGCAAAGCCAAAAGTGGGAAATGAGTAtaatcagtgacttaatcccaAATGGAAATTTCTTCAAATGccactgtcttaaaaaaaaaaaaaaaggtggttcTCAAGAGTCATCCACTCAAAAAATGTTGAAGGCCAGAAAACGCAACCCATTTTCTATATTTCAGATATTTGACAGCTGATATCTTTGGCTTTATGCTTATATGGATTAtctcttctggaaaaaaatgttaaaataattccTAAAATGGAGGAAGGTAAATTCCACCTGTTTTTCTGGAACAAGgaaagaggtttaaaaaaaaaaaagaaaagaggcaagACAAACCTAGACATAGAGATAACAGGTTACTCAACCAAAATTTAAGGTTTTACATTTGGGCCAAGACTCTGTATTGGTGTAACAATGTTCAGTACAGAAACATTTGATTCTGTTATGACAATACTGATACATTAGACAGCAATAGGTAGGTGAGATATGACATCAGGCTGTGGGTTTTGCTTTAATTGGAAGGGTGTCTCTGAGATTCTCCACCTCTTTAAGTAAGAGCTCAGTGGTCAGTGGGTGGGGTTCAAATTCCCAACAATCTAATCACTGGGTTGTTTGGGTGACTAGTCCCATATCCAGAGAATATTTAGGATCCCCCTTTAAGTCACACCATTAGCATAAACTCGGGTGTGATCAGAGGAGTGAAATgtgagccaagcacagtggcactggcctgaggcagaaggatcacaaattgaaggccaacttgagcaactcagtgaaaccccatctcaaaataaagagggttagggatatagttcagttttCAAgcacctgaattcaatccccagaactgaacAAATAAAAGGGTTGGTGAGCGGGAAGTTCACTGCAAATAATAAAAGACACTACTATCACTCAGCAAATTCCTAGGGTTTTAGGAGCTCTGTGACAGGAACTGGGCCCAAAGACCAGCTACATTTTATACTATGATACCACAGGACAATGCACAATACAATAGCAATGTCTGGAAACTATGCAATTGGATTCTCTGAGCTGTCACTTTAAGTAGTTTGTGGggcaggggtagagtgcttgcacagccatgggttcaattcccagtactgctaaataaataaccaaccaaccaacctagCTTCAGAATTCATTTCACCATAAAAATCTCTTCCTCTGAACTGAGATGCCAGGCTATTcaatatttaattacatattCCCCTTTCAGCCCAAGACAATTTAAGGGTATTAACAATACAGTGATCTTAGGTAACATTAATCTGAATGGAGATCTTGGCAGGTAAAATGTAGATGGTTCTTCATGCAGCATTTTTGCTAGTTATTTATTCTATTAAACACTATAATTTAGGAACTAATAAAATTAGTTAAGAGCTACAGTCCTGGCAAAACTAATCTCAGCAGAAACTTTCCCCTTCTTTTCAGTCAGTCTCCATTGCATTTTCCCATGAATTAGAAACTGAAGAACCTGGCATTTACAAAAGAGATGCTTTGATCATCTATCCCCTTCTATTTCCCATGCAAACACTCCACCTTTAACacatctcttccttccttcctgctacTGCCAAGTCTACaactttattcttaattttacagAAGTGCCAACTTTATGTTTGCAATGAAAAAGTCCAGGCAGCCCTCCCAGTGCAGCAAGCAGATTCAGAGGCAGCACACTTGCTCCTGATTCACAGCAAGCCTCCTCTAGTGTTACTCCCAATCTTGGTGAGTAACACCTCTCCCTTTAACCACTCCAGCTTTCAAGGTCCCTCTATGTTACCAAACCCTAGCAAGTCACTGCTTAAATAGCCCTCTCTCACACATCTACCTCTTGTTTCATGCCACTTCATCATTCACTCCCTTATTCTCTTGTTACactaattgcttttttttcctccagagtcTCATCTTGTCATTCACTTGCTCAGAAAAGCTCAATGACTAAAGAAATATTCAGGCCAAATAaaatggcatgtgcctgtaaccccagctattcagaaggctgtggcaggaggaccAAAGGTTAGTGGCCTGCATTAGCacttcagtggcagagctctgACTTCCATCCCTAATATTAtacaaaaaacagaaagagaaaaaaatatattgtaaccTACCCCCTTTCTTCACAAACTGGTTGTTTTTGCTCTAGTGTGTGGTGTGCTGTCTCTAAACAAGACTTTCATCTTTATTCACTGCACTTCTATTATGCtctgtcttcttcatttttaagatacaattcaAATGCCAAATCTAAGATGAAATGTTACCTACCCAATTCCTGCAATCAGAATTAACCTTTGCTGAATTAGTTATGAGTGCATATTTGTGTTTCCAATGGGACTACAAATACATTGAAAGGAAGGAGCCAACTACTCATATGTGCATTCTGTCAGAGTCTGGGAGTGCCTTGCACTAAGCAGGTAGTCAATGAAGGGTCCATTTCATTAATCAACTCCCAGTATTTCTCTTCACCAACCTCTCCATATGAGAAAAGACCTGAAGTAACAAACCTAAGACTTCCCTGATATGAATCGTTCCATCTCCTTCAGTCTGTCCTTAACCTACCTTCAAGGTTATAATAGAATTGCACTTCTCACAGGGTAGGAAAGACATACATAATTAGCAACACTTCTTTCACTACAGCCATGGGAGACAGGAACTACCACACCCACtctatagatgaagaaatagaaaatggaaaaattcaaTGACTGAGGTCAAGTTTTAGAGTTGGCAGGGAAAGCCCAAAGTATTTAAGGTAAAGGTTGCCTGacccaaaaacaaatgcccatTTACTGCAATCCCACTATCTTGTATTCAACTTCACCACCACCACCGGTTTCTGTGACTCTCTACCAACATACTCAACTTTGGAGCTGAACACTGATCAGATTTCAAGAGTCTCATCTTCTCTAACTGACCTGATCAATTCCTTTCACCTCAGGCAGAATTCAggtcatttattttcatctttctcctttttaccCAGGcattcttctctcccttttcccacGCCAAAAAATACCATCACCACTTGTGCAGAGGATATCTGAAGCAAAACACCAAGACAACATGCTGCTCTCTGCACAAGATAGTCTTCAGTAACTCAGCACAAGAGAGGGGACAGACAGACACTGATCCCATCACTTATATCCTCTTCATCTCCCCCAGTGGCAGGTATACAAATATCTTCTCTGGGTTTATTTATAgagaatgaaatatgaaaaagagcTGTTAAGCCAGAGCTGCTTAGGTCTGTCAAAACCATAGGTATATATACTGCACGAACTATCATATATTCAGTTTTAATAATCTTTATGAATATTATGtagtaaaatgtgaaaatgtctaataacaaaagaaaatatccaCAAAATTAAATGTCCACACTATTAACACAGTCAAAATATCAATGTGTATTTTTCATCAAAgattgaaaagaaatataataagcaaataaaggtGTTATAAACTGTGGGACATGgatgaatgtttaaaattatctattaatatattatttatctgGTTGTAATAATAACCAGTAAAATATATAGCCTCTAGTGACTGGCTTTGTAACATTACTATTCTCCAAAAAGTGGCATCATTTATTTTGCTCAAGAATCCACAGACTATAGATAGGACTGGCATAAGCTGGGCGGATGGAAGAATGAGGACTGGAATCCTTGGAAGGTTCACCCTAC
Encoded here:
- the Gpat4 gene encoding glycerol-3-phosphate acyltransferase 4 isoform X1, with the translated sequence MFLLLPFDSLIVNLLGISLTVLFTLLLVFIIVPAIFGVSFGIRKLYMKTLLKIFAWATLRMERGAKEKNHQLYKPYTNGIIAKDPTSLEEEIKEIRRSGSSKALDNTPEFELSDIFYFCRKGMETIMDDEVTKRFSAEELESWNLLSRTNYNFQYISLRLTVLWGLGVLIRYCFLLPLRIALAFTGISLLVVGTTVVGYLPNGRFKEFLSKHVHLMCYRICVRALTAIITYHDRKNRPRNGGICVANHTSPIDVIILASDGYYAMVGQVHGGLMGVIQRAMVKSCPHVWFERSEVKDRHLVAKRLTEHVQDKSKLPILIFPEGTCINNTSVMMFKKGSFEIGATVYPVAIKYDPQFGDAFWNSSKYGMVTYLLRMMTSWAIVCSVWYLPPMTREKDEDAVQFANRVKSAIARQGGLVDLLWDGGLKREKVKDTFKEEQQKLYSKMIVGNHEDRSRS
- the Gpat4 gene encoding glycerol-3-phosphate acyltransferase 4 isoform X2, which codes for MWATLRMERGAKEKNHQLYKPYTNGIIAKDPTSLEEEIKEIRRSGSSKALDNTPEFELSDIFYFCRKGMETIMDDEVTKRFSAEELESWNLLSRTNYNFQYISLRLTVLWGLGVLIRYCFLLPLRIALAFTGISLLVVGTTVVGYLPNGRFKEFLSKHVHLMCYRICVRALTAIITYHDRKNRPRNGGICVANHTSPIDVIILASDGYYAMVGQVHGGLMGVIQRAMVKSCPHVWFERSEVKDRHLVAKRLTEHVQDKSKLPILIFPEGTCINNTSVMMFKKGSFEIGATVYPVAIKYDPQFGDAFWNSSKYGMVTYLLRMMTSWAIVCSVWYLPPMTREKDEDAVQFANRVKSAIARQGGLVDLLWDGGLKREKVKDTFKEEQQKLYSKMIVGNHEDRSRS